The Fusobacterium sp. JB019 genome has a segment encoding these proteins:
- the trpA gene encoding tryptophan synthase subunit alpha, with product MNRLEKKLREKKKNFIGFLTGGDPSLEKLGLMVRALEDGGCDVIEIGVPFSDPLADGPVIQSAGQRAIEKGVNLRSIFDEISKFRDEINIPLVFLIYYNSIYNYGVKEFIKRCEEVGIDGLIIPDLPYEEQDEMLEYLDQEKVALIPFATPTSNNRMAKTLSRGSGFVYTVSSLGVTGRESDFYKDFEKYIEEVKKYSDIPVAVGFGISSSEDVKKIYEYVDNVIVGTAIVKKINETNGDYEEVKNYIKKLLN from the coding sequence ATGAATAGATTAGAAAAAAAATTAAGAGAAAAGAAGAAAAATTTTATAGGATTTTTAACAGGGGGGGATCCTAGTTTGGAGAAATTAGGACTTATGGTTAGAGCTTTAGAAGATGGAGGCTGTGATGTTATAGAAATAGGAGTTCCTTTCTCAGATCCTTTGGCAGATGGACCAGTTATTCAAAGTGCAGGACAAAGAGCTATAGAAAAAGGAGTTAATCTAAGATCTATCTTTGACGAAATTAGTAAATTTAGAGATGAAATAAATATACCTTTAGTTTTTCTTATATATTATAATTCTATATATAATTATGGAGTAAAAGAGTTTATAAAAAGATGTGAAGAAGTTGGAATAGATGGATTGATAATACCTGACTTGCCATACGAAGAACAAGATGAAATGTTAGAATATTTAGATCAAGAAAAAGTTGCTTTAATTCCCTTTGCAACTCCTACATCAAATAACAGAATGGCAAAGACTCTTTCTAGAGGAAGTGGCTTTGTATATACAGTTTCATCTTTAGGCGTAACTGGTAGAGAATCTGATTTTTATAAGGACTTTGAAAAGTATATTGAGGAAGTTAAAAAATACTCAGATATCCCCGTAGCAGTTGGTTTTGGGATTAGTAGCTCTGAAGATGTAAAAAAAATATATGAGTATGTTGACAATGTTATTGTAGGAACAGCAATAGTTAAGAAGATAAATGAGACTAATGGAGACTATGAGGAAGTTAAAAATTACATAAAAAAACTTTTAAATTAA
- the trpB gene encoding tryptophan synthase subunit beta encodes MTKFGEFGGQYVPESLMNPLLDLDKELKEALNDKEFMDEYNYYLKEYVGRANPLYYAKALSEKYGKAKIYLKREDLNHTGAHKINNVLGQVLLAKRMGKTKVIAETGAGQHGVAVATVATLMGMECRVFMGKEDVERQSLNVFKMKLLNAEVVSVTSGTSTLKDATNEAIKEWVRSVEDTFYVIGSVVGPHPYPYMVREFQKVIGEEARAQILEKEGRLPNRIYACIGGGSNAMGIFHSFVKDENVKLIGAEAGGLGVKSGKHAVVLSDEVKLNIGVFQGMKSALFTDENGNICPAHSISAGLDYPGVGPEHTYLKSVDRARYEVVNDEEALVALKELSSVEGIIPAIESSHAVALALREIDETTEDDIIIINISGRGDKDMNTIMDYYENNDIHKLNK; translated from the coding sequence ATGACAAAATTTGGAGAATTCGGAGGACAATATGTTCCAGAAAGTTTAATGAATCCATTATTAGACTTAGATAAAGAATTGAAAGAGGCTTTAAATGATAAGGAGTTTATGGATGAATATAATTATTATTTAAAGGAATATGTGGGAAGAGCAAACCCTTTATATTATGCAAAGGCTCTTAGTGAGAAATACGGGAAAGCAAAAATATATTTAAAAAGAGAAGATCTAAATCATACAGGAGCTCATAAAATAAATAATGTTCTAGGGCAAGTTTTATTAGCTAAAAGAATGGGGAAAACAAAAGTTATTGCAGAAACAGGAGCTGGACAACATGGTGTGGCAGTTGCAACTGTAGCTACATTAATGGGAATGGAATGTAGAGTTTTCATGGGGAAAGAAGATGTTGAAAGACAATCTTTGAATGTATTTAAAATGAAATTATTAAATGCTGAAGTTGTATCAGTTACAAGTGGAACAAGTACTTTGAAAGATGCCACTAATGAGGCTATAAAAGAATGGGTTCGTAGTGTTGAAGATACTTTCTATGTTATAGGTTCAGTTGTAGGTCCTCATCCTTATCCTTATATGGTTAGAGAGTTTCAAAAAGTTATAGGAGAAGAGGCTAGAGCTCAAATTTTAGAAAAAGAGGGAAGACTACCAAATAGGATATATGCTTGTATTGGTGGGGGAAGTAATGCAATGGGAATATTTCATTCCTTTGTTAAAGATGAAAATGTTAAATTAATAGGAGCTGAAGCTGGTGGACTAGGAGTAAAATCAGGGAAACATGCTGTAGTTTTATCAGATGAAGTAAAACTTAATATAGGAGTTTTCCAAGGAATGAAATCAGCATTATTTACAGATGAAAATGGAAATATTTGTCCAGCTCATTCAATATCAGCAGGTCTTGATTATCCTGGTGTAGGTCCTGAGCATACTTATTTGAAAAGTGTAGATAGAGCTCGTTATGAAGTTGTAAATGATGAGGAAGCTTTAGTTGCATTAAAAGAATTATCAAGTGTTGAGGGAATTATTCCAGCAATTGAAAGTTCTCACGCAGTTGCTCTTGCTCTAAGAGAAATTGATGAAACTACAGAAGATGACATTATAATTATAAATATCTCTGGAAGAGGGGATAAGGATATGAATACAATAATGGACTATTATGAAAACAACGACATTCACAAATTAAATAAATAA
- a CDS encoding phosphoribosylanthranilate isomerase translates to MEIKICGIKELEEIEIINEFNLKYAGFIFSNSKRKIPLAKGMILIRNLRKGILPVGVFVNEDISFVIKAIEICGLKIIQLHGNESIKYIRELKRNLKSRNIKIWKVVHVKEELDILELKKYKMVDGILFETFKKGKFGGTGESFDWGLIKNIKLDQKKILAGGINSENIKNAINISKADVIDVNSGVETNLIKDREKIKLLFENIN, encoded by the coding sequence ATGGAAATAAAAATATGTGGAATTAAAGAACTAGAAGAGATAGAAATAATAAATGAGTTTAATTTAAAATATGCTGGCTTTATTTTTTCTAATTCTAAAAGAAAGATTCCTTTGGCTAAGGGAATGATTTTAATTAGAAATTTAAGGAAGGGTATTTTACCAGTTGGAGTTTTTGTAAATGAAGATATTTCTTTTGTTATAAAAGCAATTGAAATATGTGGGCTTAAAATTATTCAGCTTCATGGAAATGAGAGTATAAAATATATAAGAGAATTAAAAAGAAATTTAAAGTCAAGAAATATAAAAATATGGAAAGTTGTACATGTTAAGGAAGAGTTAGATATTCTAGAATTAAAAAAATATAAAATGGTTGATGGGATATTATTTGAAACCTTCAAAAAAGGAAAGTTCGGAGGTACTGGAGAAAGTTTTGATTGGGGATTAATAAAAAACATAAAATTAGATCAAAAGAAAATTCTTGCAGGGGGAATAAATAGTGAGAATATAAAAAATGCAATAAATATTTCAAAGGCTGATGTTATAGATGTTAATTCAGGAGTTGAGACAAATTTAATAAAGGATAGAGAAAAAATAAAATTATTATTTGAAAACATTAATTAA
- the trpC gene encoding indole-3-glycerol phosphate synthase TrpC has translation MEEYLKKIVDAKLKFIEKKYKTKRKMTFYEALKKEGLSIIGEIKKASPSKGLIKEDFNPCKLGRKYNICVDAISVLTEEEFFLGRDEYLQNVAKEVEIPVLCKDFILDKIQIYNAKALGASAILLIVNILHKKKLKELYDTAKLIDLDVLVEVHTKEEIDIALDIGADIIGINNRDLKSFTTDVKNTIDLRRYIPKNILVVSESGIKNEEDIKKLSKVKIDGILVGESFMRAPSMKNLAREFKENYSN, from the coding sequence ATGGAAGAATATTTGAAAAAAATTGTAGATGCAAAATTAAAATTTATAGAAAAAAAATATAAAACTAAAAGGAAGATGACTTTTTATGAAGCTTTAAAAAAAGAAGGGTTAAGTATAATTGGTGAAATAAAAAAAGCTTCTCCTTCCAAGGGATTGATAAAAGAAGATTTTAATCCTTGCAAATTAGGAAGAAAATATAATATCTGTGTAGATGCTATCTCAGTGTTAACAGAGGAAGAATTTTTCTTAGGAAGGGATGAATATTTGCAAAATGTAGCAAAAGAAGTTGAAATTCCTGTTCTTTGTAAAGATTTTATTTTGGATAAGATTCAAATTTATAATGCAAAGGCTCTAGGTGCAAGTGCGATATTATTAATTGTAAATATTTTACATAAAAAGAAATTAAAGGAACTTTACGACACAGCAAAGTTAATAGATTTAGATGTCTTGGTGGAAGTTCACACAAAGGAAGAGATAGATATAGCTTTAGATATTGGAGCAGATATTATAGGTATAAACAATAGAGATCTTAAAAGTTTTACCACTGATGTAAAAAATACAATAGATTTAAGAAGATATATTCCTAAAAATATTTTAGTTGTTAGTGAATCAGGTATAAAAAATGAAGAGGATATTAAAAAGCTATCAAAGGTAAAAATTGACGGTATTTTAGTTGGTGAAAGTTTTATGAGAGCTCCTTCTATGAAAAATTTGGCAAGGGAATTTAAAGAAAATTATTCTAATTAA
- the trpD gene encoding anthranilate phosphoribosyltransferase yields MKEIIKKLVNMQDLDAKEMEYAMNYIMNEESDDILISSFLTALLIKKETPVEVTAGAKVLKNLATKVHVDNKVMVDVVGTGGDASNTFNISTATSIVLAASGLCVIKHGNRSVSSNCGSADVLEGLGVNINLDPDKAKRCVEKCNISFLYAPLFHKAMKNVGKVRKNLGFRTIFNIMGPLINPGSANHMLVGVYEERLMDIYGKVLKNLGVKKALIVHGEDGLDEITLTSNTKILELNEKDIKKYTLNPEDFGMNKCTKEDLKGKDASFNKKIIRDIFAGEKGPKRDIVILNSAAAMYASNLVSSIEEGILRAKKIIDEKLALKKLEEFIIVSNEV; encoded by the coding sequence ATGAAAGAAATAATAAAAAAACTAGTTAATATGCAAGATTTAGATGCAAAAGAAATGGAATATGCAATGAACTATATTATGAATGAAGAAAGTGATGATATTCTTATTAGTAGTTTTTTAACAGCTCTTTTAATAAAAAAAGAAACTCCTGTTGAAGTTACTGCTGGAGCGAAGGTTCTTAAAAATCTAGCTACAAAAGTTCATGTGGATAATAAAGTTATGGTTGATGTAGTTGGAACTGGAGGAGATGCTTCTAATACTTTTAATATCAGCACTGCAACTTCTATAGTTCTTGCTGCAAGTGGTCTTTGTGTTATAAAACATGGTAACCGTTCAGTTTCTAGTAATTGCGGTAGTGCAGATGTTTTGGAAGGATTAGGAGTTAATATAAATTTAGATCCTGATAAAGCAAAAAGATGCGTTGAAAAATGCAATATAAGTTTCTTGTATGCTCCTTTGTTTCATAAAGCAATGAAAAATGTTGGAAAGGTTAGAAAAAATTTAGGATTTAGAACAATTTTTAATATAATGGGACCTCTTATAAATCCAGGATCTGCAAATCATATGCTAGTTGGAGTTTATGAAGAAAGACTAATGGATATTTACGGGAAAGTTTTAAAGAATTTAGGTGTAAAAAAAGCTCTTATAGTTCACGGAGAAGATGGATTAGATGAAATAACTTTAACAAGTAATACTAAAATCTTAGAGTTAAATGAAAAAGATATAAAAAAATATACTTTGAATCCTGAAGACTTTGGGATGAATAAATGTACAAAGGAAGATCTTAAGGGAAAAGATGCTAGTTTTAATAAGAAAATAATAAGAGATATTTTTGCAGGAGAAAAAGGACCCAAAAGAGATATTGTTATATTAAATTCAGCTGCTGCAATGTATGCTTCTAACTTAGTTTCTTCCATAGAAGAGGGGATTTTAAGAGCTAAAAAAATAATAGATGAGAAACTAGCTTTAAAAAAATTAGAAGAATTTATAATAGTTAGTAATGAGGTGTAG
- a CDS encoding aminodeoxychorismate/anthranilate synthase component II, which translates to MIVMIDNYDSFTYNLYQYVGKYNKDIVVYRNDEITLEELDKLDIKGIIISPGPKTPYEAGITIPVIEKYYNKIPILGICLGHEAIGVVFGGKLAHSKKIMHGKTSKIDLNDDKLFANMPSKIKVARYHSLIVEDLPEDLEILTSAGDEIMGIKHKDYDVYGLQFHPESILTESGDRIIANFVNLCR; encoded by the coding sequence ATGATAGTAATGATAGATAACTATGATTCATTTACTTATAACCTATATCAATATGTTGGGAAATACAATAAAGATATAGTTGTGTATAGAAATGATGAAATAACTTTAGAGGAATTAGATAAGCTAGACATAAAGGGAATAATTATAAGTCCAGGTCCCAAAACTCCCTATGAAGCAGGAATAACAATTCCAGTAATAGAAAAATACTATAATAAAATTCCTATACTTGGAATATGTTTAGGGCATGAAGCTATAGGAGTTGTCTTTGGTGGGAAGCTAGCTCACAGCAAAAAAATAATGCATGGTAAAACAAGTAAGATAGATTTAAATGATGATAAATTATTTGCAAATATGCCAAGTAAGATAAAAGTAGCAAGATATCATTCTTTAATAGTGGAAGATTTACCAGAAGATTTGGAGATTTTAACTTCTGCTGGTGATGAAATAATGGGGATAAAACATAAAGATTATGATGTTTATGGTCTTCAGTTTCATCCAGAATCAATACTTACAGAAAGTGGTGACAGAATAATAGCAAATTTTGTGAATTTATGTAGATAG
- the trpE gene encoding anthranilate synthase component I, with the protein MKLKTYEKIISGDIETPITLFKKYIKDEVGFLLESGEKFHPKGRYSFLGKPYMFLKGDEKSIRVQKDHSLKILKGNPFDIIKKYLDEIDVENTTRLDFVGGAVGAISYDSIRFYERIPNENKDEINTPVVDLLFTKEFLAYDHLYQKIHIVVLEEPTKEGEEKAEERIEEIESLINKDVKLNYELEDFHIDFKSNVTKEEFINNVKKAKDYIYAGDIFQVVLSQRFSGIKKDVDSLDLYRKLTQVNPSAYMYYLKMNNYEVIGSSPEMLVEVNNNIVKNCPIAGTRKISKDEGENKRIKEELLKDEKEISEHNMLVDLGRNDMGRIAKIGSVKVPNYLNVKDCSHVMHITSLVEGELREDKSIFDAFKSFFPAGTLSGAPKIRAMEIIDELENLKRGVYGGAVGYFGFNNTMDTCIAIRTIVKKDDVINIQAGAGIVYDSDPEAEYEETINKLRACVKAITGKEIL; encoded by the coding sequence ATGAAATTAAAAACTTACGAAAAAATTATTTCAGGTGATATAGAAACACCGATCACCTTATTTAAAAAATACATCAAAGATGAAGTTGGCTTTTTACTAGAAAGTGGTGAAAAATTTCATCCAAAGGGAAGGTATTCATTTCTTGGAAAACCTTATATGTTCCTAAAAGGAGATGAAAAATCTATTAGAGTTCAAAAGGATCATAGCTTAAAAATTCTTAAGGGAAATCCATTTGACATAATAAAAAAATATTTAGATGAAATAGATGTTGAAAATACAACAAGACTTGATTTTGTAGGAGGAGCAGTAGGAGCTATTTCCTATGACAGTATAAGATTTTACGAAAGAATACCAAATGAAAATAAAGATGAGATAAATACTCCAGTTGTAGATTTGTTGTTCACAAAGGAATTTTTAGCTTATGATCATTTATATCAAAAAATACATATTGTTGTTTTAGAAGAACCTACTAAGGAGGGGGAAGAGAAGGCAGAGGAAAGGATTGAAGAAATTGAAAGCCTTATAAATAAAGATGTGAAATTAAATTATGAACTTGAAGATTTCCATATTGATTTTAAAAGTAATGTTACAAAGGAAGAGTTTATAAATAATGTGAAAAAGGCTAAAGATTATATATATGCAGGGGATATATTCCAAGTTGTTTTAAGTCAAAGGTTTAGTGGAATAAAAAAAGATGTTGATTCATTGGATTTATATAGAAAATTAACTCAAGTTAATCCTTCTGCCTACATGTATTATCTTAAAATGAATAATTATGAAGTTATAGGTTCTAGTCCAGAGATGTTAGTTGAAGTAAATAATAATATAGTTAAAAATTGTCCGATAGCAGGAACAAGAAAAATATCAAAGGATGAAGGAGAAAATAAAAGAATTAAAGAAGAACTTTTAAAGGATGAAAAGGAAATATCTGAACATAATATGTTAGTTGATTTAGGGAGAAATGATATGGGAAGAATTGCAAAGATAGGCTCTGTAAAGGTTCCAAATTATTTAAATGTAAAAGATTGTTCTCATGTAATGCATATAACATCCTTAGTAGAAGGAGAACTTAGGGAAGATAAAAGTATATTTGATGCTTTTAAAAGTTTCTTTCCAGCAGGGACATTAAGTGGTGCTCCTAAAATTAGAGCTATGGAAATAATTGATGAATTAGAAAACTTAAAACGTGGAGTTTACGGAGGAGCAGTTGGATATTTTGGATTTAATAATACAATGGATACTTGTATAGCAATAAGAACAATTGTGAAAAAAGATGATGTTATAAATATACAAGCTGGAGCAGGGATAGTATATGATTCAGATCCTGAAGCTGAGTATGAAGAAACTATAAATAAATTAAGAGCTTGTGTTAAAGCTATAACAGGAAAGGAGATATTATGA
- a CDS encoding gamma-glutamyl-gamma-aminobutyrate hydrolase family protein has protein sequence MKRIKFKTLMLNLVIMLFAVLCVGCNNFSIRNKKDKPKIGIAWRKDFKNEDYSESLQVYIDGVEKAGGIAVVLPKVTGEEEAKAALATVDGLIMTGGEDVNPSYYGEKPHRNLEKTNSARDTSDFWMITAALKDDMPMLATCRGLQMLNVVCGGTLYQDIPTQYKTNIVHRDPRKENFVYHKINIKRGTHLSAIMGPEDITVNSWHHQCIKDLGKNLEVVATAPDGIIEAVEYKGATFVEALQFHPEWHVHDGDEEFIVFFRALVKYADENE, from the coding sequence ATGAAAAGAATTAAATTTAAGACTTTGATGTTAAACCTTGTTATTATGCTTTTTGCAGTTCTTTGTGTAGGTTGTAATAATTTTTCCATAAGAAACAAAAAAGATAAGCCAAAAATAGGTATTGCTTGGAGAAAAGATTTTAAAAATGAGGACTATTCAGAAAGTCTTCAAGTGTATATAGATGGTGTTGAAAAAGCTGGAGGTATAGCAGTTGTATTACCAAAAGTTACTGGAGAAGAAGAAGCTAAAGCTGCTTTAGCAACTGTAGATGGATTAATTATGACAGGAGGAGAGGATGTTAACCCTTCTTATTACGGGGAAAAACCTCATAGAAACCTAGAAAAAACAAATTCAGCTAGAGATACTTCTGATTTCTGGATGATAACAGCAGCATTAAAAGATGATATGCCTATGTTAGCAACTTGTCGTGGATTACAAATGTTAAACGTAGTATGTGGTGGAACATTATATCAAGATATTCCAACACAATACAAAACAAATATAGTTCATAGAGATCCTAGAAAAGAAAATTTTGTATATCATAAAATTAATATAAAAAGAGGAACTCACTTAAGTGCTATTATGGGACCAGAAGATATAACAGTTAATTCTTGGCATCATCAATGTATAAAAGATTTAGGGAAAAATCTAGAAGTTGTAGCAACAGCTCCAGATGGAATTATTGAAGCTGTAGAATATAAAGGTGCAACTTTTGTAGAAGCTCTACAATTCCATCCAGAATGGCATGTTCATGATGGAGATGAAGAGTTTATAGTTTTCTTTAGAGCTCTTGTAAAATATGCCGATGAAAACGAATAA
- the nfsB gene encoding oxygen-insensitive NAD(P)H nitroreductase: MELLNILNKRFSTKKFIPNKELSKEQIEMVENLLQLSPSSTNAQPWHFILASTKEGKEKIAKSAAGFYKFNEEKVLDASAVVVFCGRHDVDEKYLLEVLEKEDKDGRFSEKQIKLDQHSGRSFFVNKHRYELKDIEHWAEKQVFLNLGQFLLGVAILGLDAIPMEGFDFNVLDEEFKLREKGFTSCVVVSIGYHSEDDFNAKLPKSRLAKETIIERI; encoded by the coding sequence ATGGAACTATTAAATATTTTAAACAAAAGATTTTCTACTAAGAAATTTATTCCAAATAAGGAATTATCAAAAGAACAAATAGAAATGGTAGAAAATTTATTGCAATTATCACCTTCTTCTACTAATGCACAACCATGGCATTTTATATTAGCTTCAACTAAAGAAGGAAAAGAAAAAATTGCAAAATCAGCAGCAGGTTTTTATAAATTTAATGAAGAAAAAGTTTTAGATGCAAGTGCAGTAGTTGTATTTTGTGGAAGGCATGATGTAGATGAAAAGTATTTGCTAGAAGTTTTAGAAAAAGAAGATAAAGATGGAAGATTTTCAGAAAAACAAATAAAGTTAGATCAACATTCAGGGAGAAGTTTTTTTGTGAATAAACATAGATATGAGCTTAAAGATATAGAACATTGGGCAGAAAAACAAGTGTTTTTAAATTTAGGGCAATTTTTGTTAGGAGTAGCTATTTTAGGTTTGGATGCTATTCCTATGGAAGGTTTTGATTTTAACGTATTAGACGAAGAATTTAAATTAAGAGAAAAAGGATTTACTTCGTGTGTAGTTGTATCTATAGGGTATCATTCAGAAGATGACTTTAATGCTAAATTACCTAAATCAAGATTAGCAAAAGAAACAATAATAGAAAGAATATAA
- a CDS encoding Rrf2 family transcriptional regulator — protein MKITSRFTIAIQTMLCIAAFSKDRKVTSNFIAGSTNVNPVIIRRLIGQLKEAGLVEVKAGVGGTKIKKDLSDITLLDIFNAIQAVEENFFNFHMNPNCDCPLGKNIHTILDSHLNEIQEAMTDKMKSKTLQMLFDETKQYI, from the coding sequence ATGAAAATAACATCAAGATTTACAATAGCAATACAAACTATGCTGTGTATAGCAGCATTTTCAAAGGATAGAAAAGTAACATCTAATTTTATTGCAGGGAGTACAAATGTTAATCCTGTAATAATAAGAAGATTAATAGGTCAATTAAAAGAAGCAGGTTTAGTTGAGGTTAAAGCAGGAGTTGGAGGAACGAAAATAAAAAAAGATTTATCAGATATAACTTTACTAGATATATTTAATGCAATTCAAGCAGTTGAAGAAAATTTTTTTAATTTTCACATGAACCCTAATTGCGATTGTCCATTGGGTAAAAATATTCATACAATTCTTGATTCTCATTTAAATGAAATTCAAGAAGCGATGACCGATAAGATGAAAAGTAAAACTTTACAAATGTTATTTGATGAGACAAAACAATATATATAA
- a CDS encoding MarR family transcriptional regulator produces MSQLSKERKEKVITDLFMKVHGKAVAASKIPREFGTGEELFSSEIHTIYYIGVNKGVNLTELSNFMEISKAAASKFVNKMHKKGYIIKENNPVNKKEIVLVLSEKGKKAFDSHEVYHSDIYDKIKELLDKYGEKEIETIIKFLLDVDEYFLRERAANKKEV; encoded by the coding sequence ATGAGCCAATTGAGTAAAGAAAGAAAAGAGAAAGTTATTACTGATTTATTTATGAAAGTTCATGGGAAGGCAGTTGCAGCATCTAAGATTCCTAGAGAGTTTGGTACAGGGGAGGAATTGTTTTCTAGTGAAATACATACAATTTATTATATAGGAGTTAACAAAGGGGTAAATTTAACAGAATTATCAAATTTTATGGAAATTTCTAAAGCGGCTGCATCTAAATTTGTAAATAAGATGCATAAAAAAGGATATATAATTAAAGAAAATAATCCAGTTAATAAAAAAGAAATAGTGTTAGTGTTATCTGAAAAAGGGAAAAAAGCCTTTGATAGTCATGAAGTTTATCACTCGGATATATATGATAAAATTAAAGAACTTTTAGATAAATATGGTGAAAAAGAAATTGAGACTATAATTAAATTTTTATTGGATGTAGATGAATATTTTTTAAGAGAAAGAGCAGCTAATAAAAAAGAAGTGTAA
- a CDS encoding cyclase family protein — MNLHLKVIEMPKKLREWAEKQEEQQAKHVGTHIDVYYKTKLDDSLKECRGIVLDVRNIEKIGIEILKDKAIRKDDFVIFRTGYMEKFGYGSDSYFSIEKAPYLTDELVDKLIGIGVKLIGIDFHSIQLGENHIKIDKYAESKGTFIVENMNNLDKVSEILNLKLRWSQSREATAIPVFIESLI; from the coding sequence ATGAATTTACATTTAAAAGTTATAGAAATGCCAAAAAAATTAAGAGAATGGGCAGAAAAGCAAGAAGAGCAGCAGGCAAAACATGTTGGTACACATATAGATGTTTATTATAAAACTAAATTAGATGATTCTCTAAAAGAGTGTAGAGGAATAGTTTTGGATGTTAGAAATATTGAAAAAATAGGAATAGAAATTTTAAAGGATAAAGCCATAAGGAAGGATGATTTTGTTATCTTTAGAACTGGATACATGGAAAAATTTGGTTACGGGAGTGATAGCTATTTTTCTATTGAAAAAGCTCCTTATTTAACAGATGAATTGGTTGATAAATTAATAGGAATAGGAGTGAAATTAATAGGAATAGATTTCCATTCTATTCAATTAGGAGAAAATCATATAAAAATTGATAAGTATGCAGAAAGCAAAGGAACTTTTATAGTGGAGAATATGAATAACTTAGATAAAGTTTCTGAAATTTTAAATTTAAAGTTGAGATGGTCTCAATCAAGGGAGGCTACAGCGATTCCCGTTTTTATAGAAAGTTTAATATAA